The Liolophura sinensis isolate JHLJ2023 chromosome 6, CUHK_Ljap_v2, whole genome shotgun sequence genomic sequence GACTTGTATCCATAACTATGACTTAATGCCAGGTGTTGCATTCAGATTGCTTATGTCCCCTTTTGCTCTCTGTTACAGGATGGCACATTTAATGTAAAATGACTGCTGAGAAGTGGCACATGTACTTGCTCATTTCTTTTCTACTGGATTAAACATTACTATGCTAGTATTGTATGAAGTTCCATGCACCATTTAGTCACATTAGCCATAAACAATCTACAAATGTACACTTTCAAGACACAAAAAGTAAACAAGGAAATTCTTTGTAAACTCTGTAACACTAGCGTTCCTATAAAGAGGTGTACAAATGTGAGTGTAAATTCCTTGACCAGCCAATGGAAAACTGAGAATACATCATCTCTGATATGACCAGATGGTTTATCTAAAATAGACAGCTATTTACATTAGCTATCTGTGGCATGGTTAACTCCCCTACTTATAGCAGTTTCCTGTGTACAGAGGGAGTAAACACCAGTAGCTAAGAGATAGGAATATGGTATAGCTAATGTACAATCAGGTATCTTGGTAACCATGGGAAACTAATCCAGAAAACGATTTTCTGGTCCTCTGTTACCCCAGCAAGTTCACCGATGatgtcatttccaaaaatttcaTACCATTGACgcaaaatatgaataaaacaaaCCGGTTATTAAGAACATAAAATAtccatcaaaaatgaaacacaaaaaaacttttttcatttcccttaaaacaTAATCTTCTTTTTCCTATACATTGTATCTGTCGACTTACTGGAGTTTCCCCATTGGTCACAGGGACCTCAGCTTCCTTCTCGCCCTCTTCAGCTACATCACCATTGATGCCATTCTCATGTGGGGGTGCCGGCTCCTCAGCAGGTGGGGGTGGTGATGGTAAACTTTCCACCTCCTTagtggcttcctcttcagctgGTGCCCCAGCCTCGTCAGCTGTAGGAGCATCCCCATCTGCCGGAGACTCCTCAGTCTGTACAGGAGCCTGCTCATCTGGAACCTCAGCACTGGAGGCTGCAGCAGGAGAGTCCTGGACTGGGAGAGGCTCCGGTGGAGGGGGTTGTACGGCCTCCTCAGGTTCAGCTGGCTCCTCCGCAGGGGCTGATGGCTCCTCGCTGGCCACCTCCGCCGGTGCCTGAGTAACTTGTTCCTCTTTAACAGGTTCTGGGGCTGCAGCCTCTGGAGAAGCCTCTGCCTTTTCTACAGGTGCTGGTTCTTGCTCTGCACTTTTACTCTCAACAGTTTCTGAAGGATTTTCAGGTTCTGCACTTGCCCCCGTCTCAGGAGTTGCCTCATTCCTATCAGCTGCTTTTGTTTCAACAGAGTCTGGTTTAGAACTATCGGCAGCTTCTGGGGCTGTCTCGGCAACTTCTGGGGCTGTCTCACCAGCTTTGGTTTCAGAGTTATCTTCTCCTGCCTTAgcctctcccccacccccctcagTTTCACCACCCCCATCCTTAGTGCCTGCTTCCCCTTCTTTGCCAGTGGATTGGTCACACTCTGGCTTCTTGTCTTCTGACTGCCCCTCACTGGTCTGGCCCTGTAGTGTTCATTAATATCAGCAATTACATATaatcacatttttattcatttattaatttgctTATTGGGAAATTACTCCAACTCAAATTACTGAAATTTCACGCAACCAGCAAAGACTATGTTCACTGTAGATGCTATTCCTGTACAAATGCTGACAAATTACATCTCAATTCAAGCACATCTGAATTTTCAATGGGCATTCATCAACAGTGCCTGTATGTTTAAGATTACAAACCATTTGACAGGTGTTATACACCAGGACAACATCAATGATTAAAGTGAGCTTGTTCATATGTTGTGGTAATTTCTTTTCACTGATCGGTGTAAACATACCACATATTTTCACAATGAAGGAGAACTGCTATTTCATGGTGCTCTCTATTTccctcagtgtacatgtaagactaaaTGTTTATTCCCTTTGGAATAAACCAAAATTATCTGAGATGCCAGTCTGGTTCATTTCAGCAGAGTAGTCAAACAAGGATCTCAGTAAATCCTTAATGAGCAAACCAGTATCCAGCCTAGAGACCACAGTCCACCTTAATACAGGATTTCCAGTACCCATGATACCATTTACATGCACTTCTTGTTCAGTCAAATAAGTCACTTTGGCAAACAATcaaatcattatcattatcactTCATTACCTCCGCTTAAAACAGCGCGATCCTGAATTTGATTGATCGTGGTGAGATGTAaagatgttatttatttatttatttgattggtgttttacgccgtactcaagaatatttcacttttacgatgacgggtagcattatggtgggaggaaaccgggcagagcccgggggaaacccacgaccatccgcaggttatgtAAAGATGTATAGGTCTAAGTGTTTAAATGTTTCTATACTGAGAATCTGTGTGAAATCTCATCCAATTATCCCCCAAACCAGCACAAGCCTAGTAAATTACCCAGATCTGGTACCAGGAGCTAGCCCCAGTGGTCACAAATGGAGCGAGGGAGTGAGCgcgtgagtgcttggagtttaatatcatacttaacaatttttcagtcatatgacgacgaactagaccttagagagcatgtaatgtTCCTCTTTGTTgcaagacagatttccaccattcttttacCTATTGCTGCTCCACTCATACGACTTACTGACggtaagtaagctgccccatTATACTGGTATGTGTCAACAAGTCActgcacttccccttaatgttgaataccaagcaaggaagctataaattcctcttttaaggtcataggtgtgacgcgacccaggatctaccgccCTTGAAATGGACATTCTACTAACTGAT encodes the following:
- the LOC135466692 gene encoding fibrous sheath CABYR-binding protein-like; this encodes MGNRASKKSKKDKKEEAVEEKPEQGQTSEGQSEDKKPECDQSTGKEGEAGTKDGGGETEGGGGEAKAGEDNSETKAGETAPEVAETAPEAADSSKPDSVETKAADRNEATPETGASAEPENPSETVESKSAEQEPAPVEKAEASPEAAAPEPVKEEQVTQAPAEVASEEPSAPAEEPAEPEEAVQPPPPEPLPVQDSPAAASSAEVPDEQAPVQTEESPADGDAPTADEAGAPAEEEATKEVESLPSPPPPAEEPAPPHENGINGDVAEEGEKEAEVPVTNGETPITNGDSYSQTVEFKWEHGGEKVLVSGSFNDWKEQVPLEKQDDIFVGKLDLGVGEYQYKYIVDDQWLTNKNQKIVCAEDSENNVIVVVQQA